In one Gadus morhua chromosome 15, gadMor3.0, whole genome shotgun sequence genomic region, the following are encoded:
- the gdf10a gene encoding growth/differentiation factor 10, translating to MFWSHLLVLVLNCYLGASSARTVKRSSGPSPADPFSDVPEDQDPVSQHMLKLYERYTREHRLKDGNTVRGFRAAGQDAAEQRTVYGLNLTSLQDSEVLLSASFHFQLDRRPRPKPWACKRFKGPACRPAPSHHPSAPVNILLHAVAPGSGVGLGAPGSLLGNLTFHPHKREVWQMTDLTQVIKEARHTGHVLLSLELDFGPHHRRQPEEALSVGSLPYLLLYADDRALAEPNSVAASLQRYDPLAEEGGGPPRSPGWTGRARREAGRPSVQDNELPVGDYRPDGRRAKESQLDSTWYLALKAKSALRGAEEEKKKLERAEQASPEKKDKSTNERAEPAAPQGGEKHAHGGPAAEHSHGKRPASRGREGAPRGAGEDNRRHKEAREGKRAKGQSGEAAPRSPVLSFDERTMRQARRRQWAAAAHGGCSRKNLRVDFADIGWSEWVVAPEAFEAYYCSGTCGFPMPKATGPSNHATIQSIVRAVGISPGVPEPCCVPDQMSPLAVLYRDEARSPVLKVYPNMSVRSCSCR from the exons ATGTTTTGGTCGCACCTGTTAGTACTGGTCCTAAACTGCTACCTGGGTGCTTCATCCGCAAGAACCGTGAAGAGGAGCTCGGGTCCGTCTCCCGCGGACCCCTTCTCAGACGTCCCggaggaccaggacccggtgtCGCAACACATGTTGAAGCTGTACGAGAGGTACACCAGGGAGCATCGGCTGAAGGACGGGAACACGGTCCGGGGGTTCCGAGCAGCGGGCCAAG ACGCAGCTGAACAAAGAACGGTGTACGGGCTCAACTTGACTTCGCTGCAGGACTCCGAGGTCCTTCTCTCCGCCTCGTTCCACTTCCAGCTCGACCGGCGCCCGCGCCCCAAACCCTGGGCCTGTAAACGCTTCAAGGGCCCCGCCTGCCGCCCGGCGCCCTCCCACCACCCGTCTGCGCCCGTCAACATTCTCCTTCACGCCGTCGccccggggtcaggggtcggtcTGGGGGCCCCGGGGTCGCTTCTGGGCAATTTGACCTTCCACCCCCACAAGAGAGAGGTGTGGCAGATGACGGATCTGACCCAGGTCATAAAGGAGGCCCGGCACACGGGCCACGTCCTCCTGTCTCTGGAGCTGGACTTTGGGCCGCACCACCGGAGGCAGCCAGAGGAGGCGCTGTCTGTGGGCAGCCTGCCCTACCTGCTGCTGTACGCCGACGACCGGGCCCTGGCCGAGCCCAACAGCGTGGCCGCCAGCCTCCAGAGGTACGACCCCTTggccgaggagggggggggcccgccGCGTTCCCCGGGGTGGACGGGCCGGGCCAGGAGGGAGGCCGGGCGGCCGTCGGTCCAGGACAACGAGCTGCCGGTGGGCGACTACAGGCCCGACGGGCGCCGCGCCAAAGAGAGCCAGCTGGACAGCACCTGGTACCTGGCGCTGAAGGCCAAGTCCGCCCTGAGAGGCgccgaggaggagaagaagaagctggagaGGGCGGAGCAGGCGTCTCCCGAGAAGAAGGATAAGAGTACGAACGAGAGAGCGGAACCCGCGGCGCCGCAGGGAGGGGAGAAACACGCTCACGGTGGCCCCGCGGCGGAGCATAGCCACGGGAAGAGGCCCGCGAGCAGGGGCCGGGAGGGGGCGCccaggggggccggggaggaCAACAGGAGGCACAAGGAGgccagggaggggaagagggcgAAGGGGCAGTCGGGGGAGGCCGCGCCCCGGTCCCCGGTGTTGAGTTTCGACGAGCGGACCATGCGGCAGGCCCGGAGGCGGcagtgggcggcggcggcgcacgGGGGCTGCTCCAGGAAGAACCTGCGGGTGGACTTTGCGGACATCGGCTGGAGCGAGTGGGTCGTCGCCCCCGAGGCCTTTGAGGCGTACTACTGCTCTGGGACCTGCGGCTTCCCCATGCCCAAG gcgacGGGACCCTCCAACCACGCCACCATCCAGAGCATCGTGCGGGCGGTGGGCATCAGCCCGGGGGTGCCCGAGCCCTGCTGCGTGCCCGACCAGATGAGCCCGCTGGCGGTCCTCTACCGGGACGAGGCCCGGAGCCCCGTGCTGAAGGTGTACCCCAACATGTCGGTGCGGTCCTGCTCCTGCAGGTAA